A genomic region of Papaver somniferum cultivar HN1 chromosome 7, ASM357369v1, whole genome shotgun sequence contains the following coding sequences:
- the LOC113298565 gene encoding probable DNA helicase MCM8, with protein MYLTEGAIDDLGIQKHSIGSNDVSKIWSMYFPETEFPSNDQRLKLITDLSDFFSSTIGANLVFQVKHDEGPLYLPIDLQQLRKICSVESFYIFLEDEPRLALSCMGAAVHKVLLPKGIESETEDGIKINIRLHNYPESVIALKNLKAAYIGKLVSVRGTVVKVSTVRPLVVQMTFECPKCSSKIARTFPDGKFTPPAVCTLQGCKSRNFNPIRRTAIQIDFQKIRIQELLKSENHEEGRVPRTVECELSEDLVDACLPGDVVTVTGIVKVINNYMDIGGGKSKNKNQGLYYLYLEAVSVTNSKSQPARDAKDTSGAVRTTELSDLYSFSPRDLEFIIKFSEEPGSDVFRQILQSICPSIYGHELVKSGITMSLFGGVRKHVMDQNKVPVRGDIHIIVVGDPGLGKSQLLQAAAAVSPRGIYVCGNGTTNAGLTVAVVKDHMTSDYAFEAGAMVLADRGLCCIDEFDKMSAEHQSLLEAMEQQCVSVAKAGLVASLSARTSVLAAANPVGGHYNRAKTVNENLKMSAALLSRFDLVFILLDKPDEALDKRLSEHIMSLHAGYGEHLPAPKRLCRGYPASEGDRDTAAQHGSLASRLRLDLSKDKDFVPLPGPLLRKYIAYARTFIFPKMSRPAAEIIQKFYLRLRDHSNSADGTPITARQLESLVRLAEARARLELRDEITVQDALDVVEIMNESLYDKYVDENGRVDFGRSGGMSQQNEAKRFLSALNKHSELQQKDTFSISEIYSLADKIDLKVPDIDTLVDNMNTAGYLLKKGPKMYQVLSSSYSRSQTSLSRC; from the exons ATGTATCTAACTGAAGGAGCGATAGATGATCTAGGCATACAGAAGCATTCGATAGGATCAAATGACGTATCGAAGATTTGGTCCATGTATTTCCCAGAAACCGAGTTCCCTTCAAATGATCAGCGATTGAAACTCATAACCGACCTTTCTGATTTCTTCTCTTCCACAATCGGAGCAAATCTTGTTTTTCAG GTAAAACATGATGAAGGACCTTTGTATTTGCCGATTGATCTTCAACAGCTTCGAAAGATATGTAGTGTGGAaagtttttatatatttttagagGATGAACCAAGATTAGCCCTCTCATGTATGGGTGCTGCCGTTCACAAA GTTTTGCTGCCTAAGGGAATAGAAAGCGAGACAGAGGATGGTATAAAGATAAATATAAGGTTGCATAATTATCCCGAGTCAGTGATTGCTTTAAAGAACCTGAAAGCTGCCTACATAG GCAAACTAGTGTCGGTTCGTGGAACTGTCGTCAAAGTAAGCACCGTCAGGCCTTTAGTCGTGCAAATGACATTTGAATGTCCAAAGTGTAGCTCAAAGATTGCACGCACTTTCCCTGATGGGAAGTTTACTCCGCCAGCCGTTTGTACTCTCCAAGGTTGTAAAAGCAGAAACTTTAATCCAATTAGGAGGACTGCCATACAAATAGATTTTCAGAAAATAAG GATCCAGGAGCTGTTGAAATCTGAAAATCATGAAGAAGGCAGGGTACCTCGAACTGTAGAATGTGAGTTAAGTGAAGATCTCGTTGATGCTTGCCTACCAGGGGATGTTGTGACTGTGACTGGAATTGTAAAAGTAATTAATAACTACATGGATATCGGAGGAG GGAAATCAAAAAACAAGAACCAAGGTTTATATTATTTATATCTAGAAGCTGTTTCGGTTACAAATTCCAAATCGCAACCGGCACGTGATGCAAAAGATACTAGTGGTGCAGTTAGAACTACAGAGCTGTCTGATTTGTATTCCTTTTCTCCAAGAGATCTAGAATTCATTATTAAGTTCTCGGAGGAGCCTGGGTCCGATGTCTTTCGTCAAATACTTCAATCCATCTGTCCCTCCATTTATGGGCATGAGCTTGTGAAAT CGGGAATAACAATGTCACTTTTTGGAGGCGTACGGAAGCATGTGATGGATCAGAATAAGGTACCTGTACGAGGAGACATCCATATCATTGTTGTAG GTGATCCTGGATTAGGGAAGAGTCAACTACTGCAAGCAGCTGCAGCAGTTTCTCCTAGAGGGATTTATGTGTGTGGTAATGGAACAACAAATGCTGGCCTAACTGTAGCTGTTGTAAAGGATCATATGACAAGTGACTATGCCTTTGAGGCTG GTGCCATGGTACTTGCAGATCGTGGGTTATGTTGTATCGACGAGTTCGATAAAATGTCTGCTGAACATCAG TCACTTCTAGAAGCAATGGAGCAACAGTGTGTCTCTGTTGCAAAGGCTGGATTGGTAGCAAGTTTATCGGCACGAACGTCTGTTCTAGCTGCCGCAAATCCCGTTGGTGGTCACTATAA TCGTGCAAAAACCGTCAACGAAAATTTGAAAATGAGTGCTGCCCTCCTTTCAAGATTTGATTTGGTCTTCATTTTACTAGACAAACCGGATGAAGCGTTGGATAAGCGATTGTCAGAGCACATAATGTCA CTTCATGCGGGATATGGAGAGCATTTGCCTGCCCCGAAACGGCTCTGTAGAG GATATCCAGCTTCTGAAGGTGATAGGGACACGGCTGCACAACATGGTTCACTAGCTTCACGGCTGAGACTTGACCTTAGCAAAGACAAAGACTTTGTTCCCTTGCCAGGTCCGCTTCTTCGCAAATATATTGCTTATGCAAGGACTTTCATATTCCCCAA GATGTCTAGACCTGCAGCAGAAATTATACAGAAGTTTTACTTGCGACTAAGAGACCATAGTAATTCCGCCGACGGTACACCAATAACAGCAAGGCAGTTGGAGAGTCTCGTAAGGCTTGCAGAAGCGCGAGCAAGGTTAGAGTTAAGAGACGAAATTACAGTTCAAGATGCTTTG GACGTGGTTGAAATAATGAATGAATCCTTGTACGATAAATATGTCGATGAGAATGGCCGTGTTGACTTCGGTCGAAGTGGTGGAATGAGTCAACAGAATGAAGCTAAACGGTTTTTAAGTGCTCTGAATAAACATTCAGAATTGCAGCAAAAAGATACCTTTTCAATTTCT GAAATATACAGTTTGGCAGACAAAATTGACTTGAAAGTTCCAGACATCGACACATTAGTGGATAATATGAACACTGCTGGTTACCTACTAAAGAAAGGTCCGAAGATGTATCAG